caccCATTCTGACTGAGTTGAGCCATTTTGAAGGAGATCAGGAAAAAGCTTTAGTCTCTAGTTGGGCAAAACTGAGACATACTGCCTGACTCTTGCACACCACACAGGTTTTCTATGCATCCCTTTCCCTTCAATTGACATCCatgcattattttgtgttgttcaaTCAGTAAGCAGTAATACCAGCCCACCTGTGCCATCTCATCATGGTCCATGCCCAGGACATCCTTCATCAGGTGGTAGGCCTCACAGATCAGCTGCATGTCTCCGTACTCGATGCCATTGTGGACCATTTTTACAAAATGACCTGCACCCTCGTCTCCAACCTGCACCGGAAACACACAAGCAAGTCAGACGACGTGATACAGTGGAAGTTGATGTATCCTGCATGAAACTATTTGAGAAGAAATAggttcacccacccaatcacagCAAGGCTCTCCTGTCCCAACCTTAGCAGCAATGCTCTGGAAGATGTCTTTAATGTGTGgccttaaaaatgaaaaacatcaagTGTTCACATTTACCAGCTTATTACAAACATTAACTTTTAACTATAAAAGAAAAAGCCAactttctgtattttgtttaggACCCACCAAGCCTCTTTGTGTCCCCCTGGCATGAGCGAGGGTCCATAACGAGCTCCCTCCTCTCCACCACTCACTCCACTCCCAACGAACAGCAAGCccttttctttcagactcttacACCGCCGCTGTGTGACGCAAACCCAAGAACAGCTGTGAGGATATACGctgagaaataaactgtttctgCCTAACTGCGAAACTTACCGTTGTGTCTCTGTACTCGGAGTTGCCTCCATCGATAATGATGTCTCCAGCTTCTAAAAGGGGAACCTGTAAAGAATGAATACAGAGGACGTAAGCAGGCATTGGCGCTTACCAGTACAAAGGTGTACGAaggatttaaaaattaaatcctTTTAAAATTGCCAACGTCTGTTATGATGCTGTTCCTACAAGTTAATGTAGAGATGCACCAGTCAGGCTTTTCCTGGTTGATTctgattttctgttgtttttgaagTCTGATCTGATGATTTCAGgggtttttttcccttaatgccTTTAACACATAAATGACAGCGgttttaaatccaacagaaaatgaagaaatcaCAAGATTGTTCTAATTTATGCATTAAAACAACTGTCTCCAGACTTCACCGGATTTTATTAAATCCCAAGAAAGTGTCATAGTATCCGCTGTTCATTGTTGCGTTCATAGGCGAAAAATggtgatgttttttctttatgcacTTAATGAGAAGAAATCTTCAATATTTAAACCTGCTGATTAACAATTAGAGAAGATTCTAGAAAAATTGGCAGATTCCGATTTCTAGCTGATTGACCAATGCGCTAGTGAGAGGGCAGGAGTGACTGAAATTATCCCCGGCTCTATGCCACTTAAATTACCGTGGTGCCGCCTCTCCCCCACCTGTTGGTGAGCACTGCTGGTCAGTAGGCTAAAAGGTGGCTGCTACTCTCTACTCTGGCTTAAGTTAATGACAGAGTTTTGTTTGGttataaaaaaacactgaagaacagAGATTGAAAGTAAAGCAGCGACACTCGTCACTCTTATTGCGTCGCTGTTGGCAAACTATGATCAGTATATCTGTTGTAGAGGACTAATTAAGCATCTAATATCAGCTTCTTACACTCCCAGTCTCACATTATAAATAGGAGAGCAGCTTCTTTGtgtacaattaaaaaaataagatcaggttgtacatttttgttttagatcttTTTTTGCAAACGTCTTGAAATTGTGGTGTGTTTACTCAAAGTTATCATAAAACTGGAATCTTATTATGCCCCATGACTAAGGTGTTTGGTAGAAAAACACCAACCAGTTTATCAATGAAGTCATCCACAGCCTGCCCAGCCTTGACCAGCAGGATGATCCTCCTGGGCTTCTTCAGCTTGGACACCATGTCCTCCAGGGACTCGGCTCCAATCACCTTTGAGCCCTTGGCCTCGTTCTGCAAAAAGTCATGCACCTTGGACACGGTTCTGTTGTAGGCGCAGACCTGTTGAACAAAGATGCTGTTCTTACtgaggaaaaacaacaacaacaacaacaacaggagAACATGATGCACCAGGGGAAGTGTAAACAAAATGAAGTCAGGGTATTACCACAAAGCCATGGTCGTTCATGTTCATTATGAGGTTCTGGCCCATGACAGCCAACCCAATCAGTGCAATGTCTGCTCTGTAAAAACAAGAGGAGTCACATATAATTCAGAACCTGATGGTAGCCTGGCAACAGACTGTAACACGCGAATTGAGACTTTTACATCACTTTGTTGTTGGGATCCAGGCGTTTTGACTGAAATCCCGGGCCCAAAGTCCAAGATGACTTCATTTCCCAGAGTACATTGGGATTATTGAGTCTCTAATCCGTATAGTTTTACACGATAAatatcatgtcacatttttatttcagctttcgACAAGTTTTTCTGCTGTTTAGCAAGAAAACTACTCAAAcgtcccaaaaaaaaaaaaaaagatgactgtgtgttaaaacaaactaatcaACGGcctaattaaaaatataaacctCGACAACAACTAAACGTAGTTCCACTGCCTAAATGGGTAAAACGTCGAAAACAACTTACTGAGCCATGTTTTTCTTCGGGGGAATTAGCTGGAAGGTAAGAAGAGGTACAGTGAGAGTCGAGCTGCTTCTCGTCAGGTTCTTCTCTCTCGGTTTTCACTTCCTCCTACCACGGCTCTCATCTAATCGTGACCCAGACGTTGACGTACACCCACGTACAGCGCCCGCCAATCAGAGGTCACCTAGATGACACAACGCATGTTTGGTCGAGAATTCTAATTGGTCCACAACACTGAGGAGAGGCATCCCGTCTCCTATTGGCTGGTTCGGCGTTCAATCATGTTACACCAACTTTAAACCTTTATAGCGTGCTTAAAATTCTCCTGTTAAAAATAGGAATAAGAAATAActaaaattgaataaatacaaattctaaACGTGTTTCAGGTTTATAATTTTACGTTTTTTATATAGAAATATTCAAATTTCATCTAATTAAATAGTTTGTTAACTGACTATTAACTGAAAttaattttatgtattttctatataaaatttaaattgtCCCACTTAACACACTGTCGTTCAATGATTATGATCTTAAAAGGGTTTTAAATACGTTCCACTGGTATTAGTTTTATTTCCTCTACTGTAAATTATCACCCAACTCTTCTTTTCTGGGACAGGGAGCAAATGATCATTTTCCTCGAAAATATTTAAACTAGGTAAAAATATTAATGAATGctatttaaactgtttaataaaaaaattgcaCAGACAAATATTTGAatacacattttgaggtatttgcAAGAGGTCAGGAAAATTGGTTAAAGatgaaaatgattaaaactgtaaatataaacataaaaatttaatttgatgatttttatttaaactctatatgtttctgaaaaataaagacagaaaatatGATAAAGATATTTTCTTGCTGGTTAAAACTGGAGTTgatgcaaaaacattaaaataatctccaataatgaaataaaatgttatacttttcttttattgtcatATTTATGTCATAATTGCTAAAAGAACTAAAAACGGTTTTcatgaatggaaaaaaaaaaaacaccatgtaTTTTCGTGGTGTCTTTGTTCTTTAACTGGCGTATCAGTTACGTTACCACACTTTACTTGGTAAAAGTTTTAGACCTGCAAAGACTTGGAAGCACCAGATTTTAAGAtaacatacaaaaacatttagtctACTAATGTAACTTGCAGTGATATGAGCTAATGTAGGCCAGCCCAGCAGAAGTTTCTACTGACCGTGTTTTGTATCAAGGGTTACTGTGAATAAGTGCTCACCACTCTGAGGGGAATCTTTGAAATATACTAGATCACAGATTGGGTAAGGTGACATTTCCTCTTTTTGTGGAAAAATGAGCATATGTTGCATTCTGTTTTAATAACTGCAGCACATTGTCCTGACAGAATCATATATAcataagtatatatatatatatatatatatatatatatatatgtatatataaaccTTCTACAACTGGCTCAGCTAAAAAGCACATTGGCTGACACAGGGATTTTGTCAGCTGATGTTTAAATTCATGTGGAGATGTCAAGTTAATCTGGACCTGTAATTCACACAGAACTGATGTAAAATCTTGATAATCTTTGAAATACACATTTTATGCTGCAGCATCTGCAAATGCGCAGAAATGTATATAAccaaaaatgcttttattgttATAATCTTTGacatgacattttttgtttcaaaccAAGAAATTCCCACAGAGTTAATATGTCATGTAATCTGTGGGAGATCACATGAAAATGACTCtgatttaaaccagtttaatGTCAGTACATTTTAACATGCAGAATATCTAAGCGTAAAAAGTTTAGATTTAAAGAATTCCataaagttctttatttttgttccaCAAAATAGAAGTGGCTGTATTTATtcacacccctggtaaagatgtgaaaatgttgctagtaaattaatcttttattctaGTAACATAATCTTACCGCATGCAATTATTCAAGCCCTTATGTTGGTTATTTTTACAGACTTTTATGAGTTTTTCAAATGGGGGGAAATAGTTTTTCCAATAATGATTTCAAGATAGTCATCATTGCGACAATGATTACtattaacaacacatttaaaatatatgcaaCTGAAGCATTTTCAAGTTTACACTTTAATCTTTAGCGCTGACAGAAGTTTTTAGGAACTTCTAATAGGCACTATATTCAGTTTACCTGGGCTATTAACATGCCATAACACAGAGAactcttcattttattttctgtccaaCAAACTGGATGAAGAACCATATTCATCTTGCCAATGCAGAGTAATCAGGATGATAAGAGAggttaaaacaaatgtaactttAATGAGGTCTACACCAAACTTTGGCTTTTTGGGGTCACCAATTTTCTAACAACCATAATATACCATCTATATGCCAGATAGTTTGGAGTGATACCAGAGAAAAATCCTTGTTTGACCTACCATCATTAAAGCAAACATGGGGATTCTGCTAAAAAGCTACATGGACTATAACTGGAACAGTGTGTTCATTCAAGGAAGGTTTCGTATAAAACGTGGTGAAGCACCAGATTACTATTTAAGTATATGGTGCAGGATCTGTAatactgtgggcctgtttctcctaAAAATCATGAACCCTTTAAACTATcagtatattttatataaaatcccACAGGAAAATGCTTCATTCGTGGAGAAAAGGgggttgtacaaagtattaacattGGTATCACTACCAGGGGGGCAATAAATTTGTCAACATGTGAATCTGTTAGGATTAGAGTTGGATCAAGGCTGCTTGATATTAGATGAAATAGTCTATCTGTAATGAACGAGCATGTCCCaaaccaaaaaaataacaaagaagtAAATTTTGATTCAAAAACGATCTTTTAAACATACTggaataaagtttgttttgagtCCAACGACTTCGCCACGAGGGACAAAAAACACTAAGTTCAAAATATTTAGGGGCCAAAAAATACAGCAATtcttttaaattgaaaaatgcaaaataattatattgtgaattttttattttgacccACTTATCAATAAACTAATTAGTTTATATCTTAATGAAACAAAGTACTACAGTCTGATTTAGTTAGAAAAAAGGGATTCCTAAATCATTGTAGAtctgaaacataaaaactgtTCTGAAGTGCTCAGAAGTGCTTGTTGTATTTACCCAAGTTAAATGAATGGGTGGACCCAAATCTGCTTACTGGTAACTGTTGAAGATTTATCTGGTCTCATttactatgaaattaaaattaaagcatAGTTCTGAGTTAAAACATTAGTTTATAACAAATACtttaacattttacagtttaaaaggattttaaatagTAAGTGAAAATCTTGGTCCGAATTTGTACCAGTCTCGGATCGTGGAAAAGGGGgctgcacaaaatcattctAATGGCTGCAAATGGGCCCCtggccacactttggacaccctCAATGTAGAGAGAAACAACTGAAGAACATCGAAAAGACCTTCTAATCTCTCTACTTTTATacagaacagaaagaaaacatcatatgacttatacattttcttttccaggtaaaacatctaaaatatttcttttagtaatttatttattaactgtGTTATTTTCACATTACCTTCTTTCATTCATAAATGCCAGGAGTTCATTTTTGtgtcaaaaacaaagaaacaacaaatCAGGCATCACTCGATCTGCAgtttgcacatttgttttttttattgttgcctCATTCACTAAACAGTTCAGTGGTGCAAGATTACCATACACAGAGTTAGGATATCTGCATGACACATCTATGCTATACAGCGGATGGATTATAATTATTACAAATACAGTAAACATATTTACAGTTTAGTTCAAGCTCCGTACAACAtagatatttacaaaataagtaTGAAAATGAAACCAGTCTGACAAATAATGTACAGCGGTAAAATGATCAGGTCTTgtccttttcttgtttttaatgcatGAATCCCAAAGATACTGTCATGGGGGGGCTGATGGAAAATATCATGACTAGTTTTGTTTGAAAGGCATCAACGGAAAAAGAAAAGTCACATTAATGTGTTCTATCATAATTTAAGCCTATAGCTACGATGTGTTATATTCCCTGATATTAGATGAAATAAACGAATAAAAATCATCTTTTATTAGATTTCAGACACCTGGCCACTGTGGGTAGTTAGtaaatatttcttcaaaatgaAAGCAGTCTTATAAACCACTTTCTGATAGAGAGGAAGCACTAATGTAGTTCGCCTCCTTGAGAAAAAGGTGCAGTGGGTTACATCTTAGGTCCCTTTTTATTAAATGGTGGAAAACAACAACCCAACATCTTAAAATCGTACATTCAACCCTCTCTCAGTTCAGGCTGCCAAAACCCTCATTTGGTTAATCATGACCACAACAACTAACCCGCACAGACTTCATTTGATCAGTTAGTTAAACCTTTTATTAATATGTGCAAAAAACTGCAAACTAATATGTACATTTTCAAAccataaatacataaacaataataaaatacttCTGCAAACTTGCCACTGTGGTGGAAATGTTTGCTTTGATGTTCTCATACAAATATGCAGCACCTTTTATCTGCTAATGGATGcatacatgcatgtttttttctagTAAGGGTTATTTAACCGCTCTCTGACCAGCAGGTTTCCTGACCTCTGGGTTGATCACATCATCTGAGGAGAAAATATTTACACTATAAATGAAACTAATCCAGGCACCGCTGTTTCTGCTGTCATATCAGGTGAGACAGTGGGCAAACTGCTGGTTGGTAGGCCAGAGTTTAACAACGCCCTTCTGTGCAGCGAACACATGCAGAGACAGAGGAGCTGCATCAGCACCAAGCGCAGAGCAAACAATTTCACCAACAAAACCCTTCCCCATGTCGTCCCTTTCACCTTTTCATCCAGTGTAGCTCATCCTTGTTCCTGAAGCTCATCCATGTTCCTGCATGATCTGCCTTGCTATAGATACGTGttaatgtgcaaaaaaaaaaaaaaggtgcaacACCAATAAACAAATCTAAAACTAAATgccctttttttacatttcaaataataaaaaaagattgagAAGCAAGAATGgttaaaaaagcaaacaaacaaaaaaaaaaaaacaagagagttAGATGGGTTGAAGAAGTTTCAATTCAGGAAcctgaacagaaaataaagaagtGGTTATGTTTGTTGGTGctgaaataagaaaacaaaattttagaAGTTTTACCCAACGAGGGAAACGTTTCATCATCAAGTTGTGTGTGAGCAGCTTAATCAACTTTCCAAGTCTTGCAACCCAGTTACTTCTTTACTTCTCATGCTGTCATGTTTTCAGGTAAAGTTTGGGTTTATATTAGCTATAGAAGCAGAGACAACTTCCTAAAATGGGATCTGAATATCACAACAATCCCAGTGCAATGTATTTAGCAACGATTTTCGCTGGACGAAGCATCTGTCTCTCCTGTATATGCCCCTCACATCCTCCAAACTGTTTTATGCTTATGATGGAATACTGGTTTTTAAGCCAGTTA
This DNA window, taken from Girardinichthys multiradiatus isolate DD_20200921_A chromosome 1, DD_fGirMul_XY1, whole genome shotgun sequence, encodes the following:
- the pgd gene encoding 6-phosphogluconate dehydrogenase, decarboxylating isoform X2, which translates into the protein MAQADIALIGLAVMGQNLIMNMNDHGFVVCAYNRTVSKVHDFLQNEAKGSKVIGAESLEDMVSKLKKPRRIILLVKAGQAVDDFIDKLVPLLEAGDIIIDGGNSEYRDTTRRCKSLKEKGLLFVGSGVSGGEEGARYGPSLMPGGHKEAWPHIKDIFQSIAAKVGTGEPCCDWVGDEGAGHFVKMVHNGIEYGDMQLICEAYHLMKDVLGMDHDEMAQAFDSWNKTELDSFLIEITANILKYKDADGKHLLPKIRDSAGQKGTGKWTAISALEYGTPVTLIGEAVFARCLSSLKDERVRASRSLSGPQGVKFSGNKAAFLEDIRKALYASKIISYAQGFMLLRQAATEFGWSLNYGAIALMWRGGCIIRRLKNDDSVVATLRI